TCCGGGTACCGGGCGATGTCCCCCGCGGCGTACACGTCCGGGGCCGAGGTGCGCAGGTGGTCGTCCACCACCACGCCGTCGTCCACGGTGAGCCCGGCCGCCTCGGCCAGGCCGGTGCGCGGGCGCACCCCGATCCCGACGACGGCGGCGTCCGCGGCCAGTTCCGTCCCGTCCCCGAGGCGCACGGTCACGCCCCCGGCGTCCACCGATCCGCCGGCGAGGCGGCCCACCACGATCTCCACGCCGCGGTCGCGGTACTCGTGCGTGACCGTCGCGGCCAGGCCGGCGGGGAACAGGGCGCCCAGGAGGGGCTCGGAGGAGACCACGAGCGTCACGCGGACGCCGTTGAGCGCCAGGGCGGCGGCGACCTCCGAGCCGATGTACCCGCCGCCCACGACCACCACGTGCGCGCCCTGCCGGGCGATCTCCCGCAACCGCCGGTAGTCGGCCAGCGTGCGGTAGTACACGACCCGCTCGCCGGGTTCCAGGCCGCCGACGCGCGGCTCGGCGCCCGTGGCCAGCAGCAGGGACCCGTAGCGCACCGTCCGCCCGTCCTCGAGGGTGACCGTGTGCGCGGCGGGGTCCAGCGCGGCCACGGTGGTGCCGAGGTGGAAGCACGTGTGCTCGTCCGGGGCGGTGTCCGAGCCCTGCTCGCCGGAGACCATGACGCACCCCTCGACCGAGCCCTTCGGGTCCACCCACAGCGTCTTGGACAGGTCCGGCCGGTAGACGGGCGGCGCCGGCTCGGTCCCGAACACGCCGATGCCGCCGTCCGGGTCCTGCGAGCGGATGCCGCGGACCGCCTTGGCCGCGGCCATGCCGGCCCCCACGATGACGTAGTCGTAGGCGTCCCGGACCTCCGCGGAGTGCACCCCACGGGCCGTGGGGTCCAGGTCCGGTCCCGTGCCGTCAGCGGCCATGTCCGTCCTCCTCGAGGGTTCCCCGGCCGCCTCCCGGCCGGTGCGGGTCGTCTCCGCCGTCGCCCGGCGGGGGTGGTGCGGCGGCCGCCTCAGGGGCGGCGCCAGTCGTCCTCACGCAGGTGCGAGCCCGCCATGGGGCCCATCGTCAGCATCCCGCCGTCCACCGCCCAGGACGCCCCGTTGACGTAGCCGGCGTCCGGGCCGCACAGGAAGGCGACCGTCGCGGCGATCTCCCGGGCGTCCCCGGGGCGGGCGACCGGGATCCCGGGCCGGCGCTTGTCCCGCAGCACCGACTCGTCCTCCTGGCCCGTCATGGGGGTGGCGATCTCCCCGGGGGCCACGGCGTTGACGGTGATCCCGTGCTCGGCCAACTCCAGGGCGGCCACCTTGACCAGCAGGCCCAGCCCGCCCTTGGCGGCGCAGTACGGTCCCGCCCCCACGCGGGGGGCGTGCTCGTGGACGGAGGTGATCGCCACGATCCTCCCGCCGGCCCCGGCATCCACCATGTGGCGCGCGGCGGCCTGCAGGCAGCAGAAGGCGCCGTCGAGGTCCACCGAGACGACTTCGCGCCACGTGGCCAGGTCCAGGTCCAGCAGCCGGGTGGCCGTGCCGGTGCCGGAACACATCACGAGGGTGTCCACCCCGCCCATCGCGCCGGCCAGCTCGTCCACCACGCGGGTGCCCGCCGCGGGGTCGGTGAGGTCCAGCCGGCGCACGTGGGCGGTGCCGCCCGCGGCGCGGACCTCCTCCGCGGTCGACTCGGCGCCGGCCTCGTCCTCGTGCCACGTGATGCCCACCTGCCGGTCCGGGCCGGCCAGGGCCACCGCCGTCGCCTTCCCGATGCCGGAGTCGGCACCGGTGACGATGACGCGGCGGGGCTCGAAGGCCTGCGCCCCGCTCGTGGGCTCCGGCTGCGCCGTCACCGGGAGACCAGCTTGAAGAACGTGCTGTCGCTGCCGTCCGCCTTCTGCTGCTGGTAGAGGAAGGCCAGCTCCTCCTCGTCGAACTTCGCGAACCAGTCCTCCCAGCTGATGTGCTCGAGCCGGTCCTCGCCCGCGCCGCCGGGGAAGTCGATCCTCAGCACGCCGGCCGCACCGGATTCCTCCGTGCCCCTGACGCTGGCGGGCTTGCCGTCGTGCTCCTCCACCCAGCGCCGGATCTCGTCGTGGTCGGTGGTGGTGTGGCTCTCGGATGCCATGGTCTCCTCCTGGGGTGCTCAGTCGGGCCTCGTGCGCTGTCCTCGGGCGGCCGTCGCGCGCCCGGGGATCTCCCCCGACGCTAGGTCCGGCCCGAGCGCGGGCACAAGGCCCGGCCACCGAGGCCTCGCCACGGCGGCCGGGGCACGGCATGCTGGCGAGGGACGGGTCCGACGTCGGTGGACCGGATGGGACCCGCTGAGGACGACGGGCAGGGACGGGAAGGACGAGCACCATGACGGTTCCAGGACCGCTGCACTCGCTGTGGAACGACACGTACACCGTGCCGGCGGCACCGGCGGGCGAGTTCGTCCCGGGCTCGCACGCCGGCACGGTCATCGCCGGCGCTGGATTGACGGGGCTGGTGACGGCCGTGCTGCTGGCCCGGGCCGGCGAGCAGGTCACGGTCCTGGAGGCGCGCTCGGTGGGTGCCGTGTCCACCGGCAACACCACGGCCAAGGTGTCCCTGCTGCAGGGCACCGTGCTGTCCCAGGTCCGCCAGCATCAGTCGGACCGGGTGCTGCGGGCCTACGTGGACGGCAATCGTGAGGGACAGTCGTGGCTGCTGCGCTACCTGGACGAGCACCAGGTCCCCTACCAGCGCCGGACCGCCGTCACCTATGCCACGACGTCCGCCGGCGCGGAGTCCCTGCGCCGCGAGCAGCGCGCGTGCGAGGCCGCCGGGCTGCCCGTGACGTGGACGCAGGACACCGAGCTGCCGTTCGAGGTGACCGGGGCGATCACCCTCGAGGACCAGGCGCAGATCAACCCGATGCTCGCCCTGGGCGCGCTGGCCGCCGAGCTGCGCGAGCTCGGCGGGACGGTCATCGAGGGGGTGCGCGTCACCGGGGCCGGCTTCGGCTCGCCCCTGGAGGTGCGCACCAGCCACGGCTCCGTGCGCGCCGACCGACTCGTCCTGGCCACCGGGGTCCCCGTGCTGGACCGCGGCGGGTACTTCGCCAAGCTCAGCGCGCACCGCTCCTACGCGCTGGCCTTCCGCGTCCCCGGCGCCCCGGCGACCATCCCGCAGGGCATGTACCTGAGCGCCGACTCCCCCAGCCGGTCCCTGCGCACCGCACCGGTCACGGACGGGGAACTGCTCCTCGTGGGCGGCAACGGCCACCCGGTGGGACGGGCGGAGTCGCCGCAGGCCGGGCTCGAGGCCCTGGACGCCTGGACGCGGCGGTACTTCCCGGGGGCCGAGCGCACCCACGCGTGGGCCGCCCAGGACTACCGCTCGGCCAACCTCATCCCGTTCATCGGCACCCTGCCCCGGGGAGGCGGGGCCATCCACCTGGCCACGGGCTACAACAAGTGGGGCATGACCAACGGCGTGGCGGCCGGACTGGCGATCGCCGGGGAGGTCCTGGGGGACACGATCCCCTGGGCCCAGGTGCTGGGCCACCGGATCACCACGCCCTCCGACCTGCTGACCGGGCTCAAGGACAACGCCGCGGTGGCCGCCCACCTGGCCGGCGGCTGGGCCGGGGCCTGGCTGCGCCCCGTGGTCACGGAGCGGCCCGTGGAGGGCGAGGGCCTCGTCGGCCGCGCCGAGGGCCGCCCCGTGGCGGTGTCCACCGTGGACGGGGTGACCTGCCGGCTCTCGGCGGTGTGCACCCACCTCGGCGGGATCCTCGCCTGGAACGACGCGGAGCGGTCCTGGGACTGCCCGCTGCACGGTTCCCGCTTCGCGGCCGACGGCACCCGCCTGGAGGGCCCGGCCGTGCGGGACCTGCCCCGCGTGTGACGGGTGGCCCCTCCCCCCGGCCCCCGGTGGCGGCGCCGGACGTGGAGGCGCAACCTGCCCCGTGCCGGCGCCCGGCCACCCTGCTCACCACCCGGCCGGACCGGCCTGCCCGGGATAGGGCCGCGTGAAGTCGAAGGCCCGCGGCCCGTACGCGGCGCGGTAGCGCGCCAGCCAGTCGGGCAGCAGCCACACCCGCCGCAGGAACTGCGGGTGGCGCGGCTGGCGCCGCCCCGCCCACGAGGCGAACACGAGTTCGGCGAGGTCGGACTCGATGAGGTAGGTGCACTGCCCGGCGGGGGTGCTGCCCAGCATCACCACGCGGCGCGGGGCGGCCATGTGGCACTCCAGGATGCTGCGCCAGTCCCAGCCGACCAGGCTCCTGGGAGTGCGCAGGTAGAAGCCGTACTGGTTGACGCACAGCAGGCCGTCGTCCAGGTGGTGCCACGCGGGCGCCGCCGCCCGGGCCGCCTCGGCCCGCCGGCGGGCGTTGCCGATCGACCGCCCGATCGCCGCTCCGACCGTCAGCGCCAGCCCGGTCCGGCCGCCGGCGAGGAACAGGCGGGAGTCGTGGGCGTGGGAGCCGTCCCCCCGGGACTCGTAGGAGTACAGCCGGAACGGCGCGACGGCGACGATCCGGTTCTCCGGATAGGTCCCGTCCACCGCGAAGTCGACCGCCACGGGCAGGATCTGGTCGAACTCACCGTGGACGTAGGCGTGGACGACCTGCGCCGTGCGCAGCAGCATCCGGTCGCGCGGCGTCCACTGCGGTCCTGCACCGTTGGGCCCCATGCCAGCCACCCTAGGGCTCGGGGCCGATGCGCGTCGACGCCGTCCACAGCCGCGAGCGCCCCGGCCGCCGCACCCGTCTCGCGTCCCGGCGCGGGTGCTGCTCAGCCGGGGTCCGTGGCGGCGTACTCGTCCAGGGCGGCCTTCCACAGGCGCCCGAAGAGCCGGCGCATCGGGCGCACGTGGACGAGGAACAGCAGCGGCCGCTGCGTCCACGGCGCGCCCGTGTTGTCCCACTCCGCGTGGACCCGGCTGCCGCCCCCGGCCAGCGGCGTGGCCCGCACGAAGCCCTCCCCGCCACCGCGGTAGCTGCTCTCGGTGATGGTCCACCGGACGACGTCCGGATCGGACCAGTCGTAGCGGGACACCACCCAGAACGGCGAGTGGGAACTGCTCTCCCGCGCCACCGCCCAGGTGTCCCCCGCCCCGAGGACCCTATAGGTCTCGGGGTCCAGCGAGCGGTGCCACGTCCGGAGCCGGCGCTCGCCGAAGTCGGTGAGGGCCCGGCGCACCTGCGCCGGCGAGGCCCTCGTCTCGAAGTCGAGCCGCATGCGACCAGTGGAGCACCACCGTGGCGGTCCGTCCATCCCCGGTCGGCGCCGCCGGGTGCCGACTGCAGGTCAGGCGGTCCCGCCCAGGAGCAGCCGGCCGCCCGGCAGGAGGCACGCCACGCACGCGAGCCAGAACACCGCCGTCCACAGGGTGGCGGGCACGCCGCTCAGCCGGGCGAGCTGGTCGGCGTCGCTCTCGGGCCCCGGTCCGGGGACCGCACGGCGCGCTCCGTGGCGCCGGAGCCGGCGTCGCTGGCGCTGCATCTCCGCCACCGCGCGCGGCGCGGCGAGCAGCAGGGACCACGCGACGAGCTGGGCGGCCGCCGCGAGCACGAGCGGCGGGGCCGTCCAGGACAGGGCCGCCACGGCCGCCCCGGTGACGAGCACGACCCACAGCCCGTAGAGGTTGCGCACCAGCAGCAGCATCAGGGCGCACAGCAGCACGATCGACCACAGCCACCCGGCGGCGTAGCCGGCCCCCACGAGCCAGGCCCCGGCGAGCCCGACGACGGCCGGGGCCGGGTACCCGGCCGCGAGCGTCGCCACCATGCCGGGACCGCGCGGCCGACCGCGCGAGAGGGTCACGCCGGAGGTGTCCGAGTGCAGGCGGATCCCGCTCAGCCGGCGGCCGACGAGCAGGGCCACGAGCGCGTGGCCGGCCTCGTGGGCCAGCGTGGCGAGGTGGCGGACCAGGCGGTACCCGAGCGGGCTCCACGCGAGCACGAGGGCCAGCACGGCCACGCCCACGGCCCAGGGAGTCTCCAGTGCCGGCTGCGTGGTGGTGGCGCGGTCCCAGAGCTCGCCCAGCACGGCGGCCGGTCCGGGGGCGGGGTCCATCGTCGTCATCGGGATCCACGGTAGCCGCCGGCGGGCCCGTGGCACGCCGGGACGCGACCGGCTGGCACCCGGGGCCCGCCGAGGGGAGCCGGGGCGTCCGCTGGGCGCGGGGCGCGTCCCCGGCACGCCGCGCCGGGCCCGTCCACCCCGGCGCCTAGGCTCGGGACCGTGACCTCCGAGCCGCGACGCATCGCCATCGCCTGCCAGGGCGGCGGCA
This genomic window from Citricoccus sp. SGAir0253 contains:
- a CDS encoding NAD(P)/FAD-dependent oxidoreductase, encoding MAADGTGPDLDPTARGVHSAEVRDAYDYVIVGAGMAAAKAVRGIRSQDPDGGIGVFGTEPAPPVYRPDLSKTLWVDPKGSVEGCVMVSGEQGSDTAPDEHTCFHLGTTVAALDPAAHTVTLEDGRTVRYGSLLLATGAEPRVGGLEPGERVVYYRTLADYRRLREIARQGAHVVVVGGGYIGSEVAAALALNGVRVTLVVSSEPLLGALFPAGLAATVTHEYRDRGVEIVVGRLAGGSVDAGGVTVRLGDGTELAADAAVVGIGVRPRTGLAEAAGLTVDDGVVVDDHLRTSAPDVYAAGDIARYPDRLLGPRRVEHAAAAETMGTAAGRNMAGADRAYATTPFFWSDLFDHGYEAVGEVDSRLRMVEDWATDAEGRADHSRGSSTTSTTAAPCAACCCGTCGRRSRPRAS
- a CDS encoding SDR family oxidoreductase gives rise to the protein MTAQPEPTSGAQAFEPRRVIVTGADSGIGKATAVALAGPDRQVGITWHEDEAGAESTAEEVRAAGGTAHVRRLDLTDPAAGTRVVDELAGAMGGVDTLVMCSGTGTATRLLDLDLATWREVVSVDLDGAFCCLQAAARHMVDAGAGGRIVAITSVHEHAPRVGAGPYCAAKGGLGLLVKVAALELAEHGITVNAVAPGEIATPMTGQEDESVLRDKRRPGIPVARPGDAREIAATVAFLCGPDAGYVNGASWAVDGGMLTMGPMAGSHLREDDWRRP
- a CDS encoding FAD-dependent oxidoreductase; translation: MTVPGPLHSLWNDTYTVPAAPAGEFVPGSHAGTVIAGAGLTGLVTAVLLARAGEQVTVLEARSVGAVSTGNTTAKVSLLQGTVLSQVRQHQSDRVLRAYVDGNREGQSWLLRYLDEHQVPYQRRTAVTYATTSAGAESLRREQRACEAAGLPVTWTQDTELPFEVTGAITLEDQAQINPMLALGALAAELRELGGTVIEGVRVTGAGFGSPLEVRTSHGSVRADRLVLATGVPVLDRGGYFAKLSAHRSYALAFRVPGAPATIPQGMYLSADSPSRSLRTAPVTDGELLLVGGNGHPVGRAESPQAGLEALDAWTRRYFPGAERTHAWAAQDYRSANLIPFIGTLPRGGGAIHLATGYNKWGMTNGVAAGLAIAGEVLGDTIPWAQVLGHRITTPSDLLTGLKDNAAVAAHLAGGWAGAWLRPVVTERPVEGEGLVGRAEGRPVAVSTVDGVTCRLSAVCTHLGGILAWNDAERSWDCPLHGSRFAADGTRLEGPAVRDLPRV
- a CDS encoding M50 family metallopeptidase; this encodes MTTMDPAPGPAAVLGELWDRATTTQPALETPWAVGVAVLALVLAWSPLGYRLVRHLATLAHEAGHALVALLVGRRLSGIRLHSDTSGVTLSRGRPRGPGMVATLAAGYPAPAVVGLAGAWLVGAGYAAGWLWSIVLLCALMLLLVRNLYGLWVVLVTGAAVAALSWTAPPLVLAAAAQLVAWSLLLAAPRAVAEMQRQRRRLRRHGARRAVPGPGPESDADQLARLSGVPATLWTAVFWLACVACLLPGGRLLLGGTA